From a region of the Eublepharis macularius isolate TG4126 chromosome 7, MPM_Emac_v1.0, whole genome shotgun sequence genome:
- the MRPL53 gene encoding 39S ribosomal protein L53, mitochondrial yields MAYVFPKKAGVVLKQVKSIVVRFCPFESNVESTRNFLQCLHTKKTHASNNNCDLKTEVKHDGSEPVIDVQFADGDRLIMKGANLSVREMLKAFNSMCKAKELKAEEKTQKKSA; encoded by the exons ATGGCGTACGTGTTTCCCAAAAAGGCCGGTGTGGTGCTCAAGCAGGTGAAGAGCATCGTGGTTCGCTTCTGCCCCTTCGAGTCCAACGTGGAAAGCACCAG AAACTTCCTTCAGTGTTTACACACGAAGAAAACACATGCATCCAACAACAACTGTGACTTGAAAACAGAAGTGAAGCATGATGGATCGGAACCAGTAATAGATGTTCAGTTTG CTGATGGTGACCGACTGATTATGAAAGGTGCCAACTTGTCTGTTAGAGAAATGTTGAAGGCATTTAACTCTATGTGCAAAGCAAAGGAACTTAAGGCTGAAGAGAAGACTCAGAAAAAAAGTGCCTGA